One Geotrypetes seraphini chromosome 15, aGeoSer1.1, whole genome shotgun sequence genomic window carries:
- the GUCA2A gene encoding guanylin, giving the protein MAPVLIKALWLLLLADLYSCVVVRDGDFSFPLDDVKKLKELMSVNVMDFGPRRAMKDGSPLPCARDDLPEVFKPVCKSPNSIDVFRRLAQIPSDICEICAHAACGGC; this is encoded by the exons ATGGCTCCTGTGCTCATCAAAGCTCTCTGGCTCCTCCTTCTGGCAGACCTCTACAGCTGTGTCGTCGTGCGT GACGGAGACTTTTCCTTCCCTCTGGATGATGTCAAGAAGCTGAAAGAGCTGATGTCGGTGAATGTCATGGACTTCGGTCCTCGGAGAGCAATGAAGGATGGTTCTCCCCTTCCCTGCGCCAGGGATGACCTCCCGGAGGTGTTTAAGCCTGTTTGCAAAAGCCCCAACTCGATAGATGTCTTCAGGAGGCTCG CACAAATTCCAAGCGATATCTGCGAAATCTGTGCGCACGCCGCTTGCGGCGGCTGCTAG
- the LOC117348987 gene encoding guanylin-like, with the protein MKHQLQAACLVFLPLILASQAVFVQDGEHKIPLEAVKHLKVLSSGYRKSTFKDVCTQPSLPKDLVPVCKDKDAVGVFRRLTAKINDVDLCEICAVVACSGCK; encoded by the exons ATGAAACACCAACTTCAAGCAGCTTGCCTGGTATTTCTTCCGTTGATACTTGCTTCCCAGGCTGTGTTTGTGCAG GATGGAGAACATAAGATTCCCCTGGAGGCTGTTAAACATCTGAAAGTTCTCTCTTCCGGATATAGAAAAAGCACCTTTAAGGATGTTTGTACTCAACCCAGTCTGCCAAAAGACTTAGTCCCGGTCTGCAAAGACAAGGATGCTGTTGGAGTCTTCAGAAGGCTCA CTGCGAAGATCAACGACGTGGATCTGTGTGAGATCTGTGCTGTGGTTGCCTGTTCTGGCTGTAAATAG